The following proteins come from a genomic window of Schistocerca gregaria isolate iqSchGreg1 chromosome X, iqSchGreg1.2, whole genome shotgun sequence:
- the LOC126298097 gene encoding uncharacterized protein LOC126298097 gives MGKKIAKNNFIFPLSKCLPNSDIFMEHFVPGDEAFALSNYLMKPYSRRVAQLDRDKEIFYYLLCRALRVAEYVFGLLSQIFRVFYTTAAVLPESVYDLIITACCLHNILRDACLEGQPTPFYGLKHRLSPQVC, from the coding sequence ATGGGGAAAAAGATTGCCAAGAACAACTTTATTTTCCCTCTATCTAAATGCCTTCCAAACAGTGATATTTTTATGGAGCACTTCGTACCAGGTGATGAAGCATTTGCACTTAGTAATTACCTGATGAAGCCATACTCTCGAAGAGTTGCACAACTAGATCGGGATAAAGAAATTTTTTACTATCTTTTGTGTCGTGCACTTCGAGTAGCAGAATACGTCTTTGGGTTGTTGTCTCAAATATTTAGAGTGTTTTATACAACAGCTGCTGTTTTACCAGAATCAGTTTATGACCTGATTATAACAGCTTGTTGCCTACATAATATTCTGCGGGATGCTTGTCTTGAAGGTCAACCAACTCCCTTCTATGGATTGAAACACCGACTCAGTCCACAAGTCTGTTGA